The proteins below are encoded in one region of Arenibacter algicola:
- a CDS encoding ribose-5-phosphate isomerase, translating to MSKTLYRVYVVELSKRVFTENAKFRAANPQFNGVLECLYVGMTSKTPKERFEQHKTGYRNKKGHKLSSNIVEKYGLYLRPSLYNHIDPVLTRAEALEIEEGLALELRRERYAVWYN from the coding sequence ATGTCCAAAACCCTTTACCGAGTCTATGTTGTGGAATTATCCAAACGTGTATTTACAGAGAATGCGAAGTTTAGGGCTGCCAATCCCCAATTTAACGGAGTATTGGAATGCCTTTATGTGGGTATGACCTCCAAAACCCCCAAGGAGCGATTTGAACAGCACAAGACCGGATATAGAAACAAGAAGGGGCATAAATTATCGTCCAACATTGTGGAGAAATACGGGCTTTATCTAAGGCCTAGCCTATACAATCATATAGATCCTGTTCTGACCAGAGCGGAAGCTTTGGAAATAGAGGAAGGCTTGGCCTTGGAATTAAGGAGGGAGCGATATGCTGTCTGGTATAATTGA